The following coding sequences are from one Carassius gibelio isolate Cgi1373 ecotype wild population from Czech Republic chromosome B7, carGib1.2-hapl.c, whole genome shotgun sequence window:
- the nfx1 gene encoding transcriptional repressor NF-X1 isoform X11 codes for MAEASVTDTSKLNPESAEFVPQAKTTQPYSRRSYRQQHHTQDWRAQHVRPHHHIRPSDETKLSQDESDNPDNNALLPPELPIRGDVRGRGRGGRQRGGRGDVRRINDRHAPSERWTKPGSDNDSSGWEHRACDRERPNSPTSNRSTDEDKKERSAVEANVRVSYQASRRKQINKARADRSIKEPQPKDQVENRENQADAGVTRPAAVHEHPEPEQRNFKGWRGGDRRMQPSSWRKGPAPSHGIEGNWREREPAQIREEERRGVEDEGRRHEESSRNRGAARGEERRGAEDEGRRQEESSRNRGAVRDRGAVRGEERRGVEDESRRHEESSRTRGAVRGEERRGVEDEGRRHEESSRTRGAVRGEERRGVEDEGRRHEESSRTRGAVRGEERRGVEDESRRHEESSRTRGAARDRGAVRGEERRGVEDEGGRHEESSRNRGAARGEERRGVEDESRRHEESSRNRGAARGKRPLIQNPGSRRGAGPERRTGLVKHVEPPKSKETQTGCLIEQLTEEKYECMVCCEVIRVMAPVWSCQSCYHVFHLNCIKKWARSPASQADDGSEGWRCPACQHVALKAPNAYSCFCGKVTNPEFQRTEIPHSCGDMCGKKRSGGECNHPCNILCHPGPCPQCPAFITKSCICGKMRKQVRCSQTGPLLCEEVCGAPLNCSEHFCAQVCHSGPCQPCQLRVQQACFCGVAFREVACGTDREKFDGSGHFSCCKPCGKMLDCQSHRCQQICHPGQCQSCPLSPKLVHSCSCGQTLLSKLLEFGYPERKSCTDPIPSCGKTCNKPLPCGDGDSVHLCEKLCHEDSCGPCSLTSSIKCRCGSNSKEVPCAAIQTEQDMVFTCEKRCNKKRSCGRHKCGELCCVDVEHKCSMICGYKLNCGLHRCQDLCHRGNCQPCWQTSFDELACYCGETVLFPPIPCGTRPPECKNLCTRSHDCDHPVFHSCHSEERCPPCTYLTKKWCMGNHEQRSNIPCHLQDISCGLVCDKLLPCGSHHCKKICHRGECQAEGECKQPCTHPRASCGHPCAAPCHPGTPCPPTICSAKVALQCDCGRKKETVPCADAASSYQRYAAIAVASKLSDMQLGESVDIGPLTKKEQRKARLECDQECAALERNRRLAEALQIDLSVDPFNKSASSKYSDSLKEDARKDFKFVSEIEEEIKNLVELVNKGKQPKRSHCFPPMKREHLRIIHELAEAYGVETVSYDSEPKRNVVVTAVRGKSVCPNTSLAALIERETVSRAPPPIAHIKQHTSKADNSNAWMNQSKEEPTIDYFDVQD; via the exons TCAGGATGGGAACACAGAGCTTGTGACCGTGAGCGACCCAACTCACCCACTTCTAATAGATCCACAGATGAGGATAAGAAAGAAAGATCAGCTGTGGAAGCCAATGTAAGAGTGTCTTATCAAGCTAGCCGACGTAAACAGATCAATAAAGCAAGAGCAGATAGATCGATAAAGGAGCCTCAGCCCAAGGACCAAGTGGAGAACCGGGAAAACCAGGCTGATGCAGGAGTCACAAGGCCTGCAGCAGTTCATGAACATCCAGAGCCTGAGCAGAGGAACTTTAAGGGTTGGAGAGGTGGAGATCGCCGCATGCAGCCCAGTTCCTGGAGGAAAGGTCCGGCCCCTAGCCATGGGATTGAGGGTAACTGGAGAGAAAGAGAACCTGCTCAGatcagagaggaggagaggagag gtgtaGAAGATGAGGGCAGAAGACACGAGGAGTCCAGCAGGAACAGAGGAGCTGcgagaggggaggagaggagag gtgcaGAAGATGAGGGCAGAAGACAAGAGgagtccagcagaaacagaggagCTGTGAGAGACAGAGGAGCTGtgagaggggaggagaggagaggtgtaGAAGATGAGAGCAGAAGACACGAGGAGTCCAGCAGAACCAGAGGAGCTGtgagaggggaggagaggagaggtgtaGAAGATGAGGGCAGAAGACACGAGGAGTCCAGCAGAACCAGAGGAGCTGtgagaggggaggagaggagaggtgtaGAAGATGAGGGCAGAAGACACGAGGAGTCCAGCAGAACCAGAGGAGCTGtgagaggggaggagaggagaggtgtaGAAGATGAGAGCAGAAGACACGAGGAGTCCAGCAGAACCAGAGGAGCTGCGAGAGACAGAGGAGCTGTGAggggggaggagaggagaggtgtaGAAGATGAGGGAGGAAGACACGAGgagtccagcagaaacagaggagCTGcaagaggggaggagaggagag gtgtaGAAGATGAGAGCAGAAGACACGAGgagtccagcagaaacagaggagCTGCGAGAGGGAAAAGGCCACTAATACAGAATCCAGGGTCGAGGAGAGGAGCAGGTCCAGAGCGACGGACCGGACTGGTGAAGCACGTGGAGCCTCCCAAAAGCAAAGAAACCCAGACAG gttGTCTAATTGAGCAGCTGACGGAGGAGAAGTATGAGTGTATGGTCTGTTGTGAAGTGATTCGGGTCATGGCTCCAGTTTGGAGCTGTCAGAGCTGTTACCACGTATTTCACCTTAACTGCATCAAGAAATGGGCTCGCTCCCCAGCATCTCAAGCTGATG ATGGCAGTGAAGGTTGGCGTTGTCCTGCATGCCAGCATGTGGCTCTCAAAGCCCCTAATGCATACTCCTGCTTCTGTG GAAAGGTGACCAATCCTGAGTTTCAGCGCACTGAGATCCCTCATAGCTGTGGAGATATGTGTGGGAAAAAGCGGAGTGGAGGGGAATGCAATCACCCCTGTAACAT CTTGTGCCATCCTGGGCCCTGCCCACAGTGTCCAGCTTTTATCACAAAGTCCTGCATTTGTGGTAAAATGAG AAAGCAGGTTCGTTGCAGTCAGACAGGACCTCTGCTTTGTGAGGAGGTCTGTGGAGCTCCTCTGAACTGCTCCGAGCACTTCTGTGCCCAGGTGTGCCATTCAGGGCCATGCCAACCCTGTCAACTTCGTGTTCAGCAAG CCTGCTTCTGTGGAGTGGCATTCAGGGAGGTGGCGTGTGGGACTGATCGGGAAAAGTTTGATGGATCAGGACATTTCTCCTGTTGCAAGCCCTGTGGAAA GATGCTTGACTGCCAGTCCCATCGCTGTCAGCAGATCTGCCATCCTGGGCAGTGTCAGTCATGTCCACTCAGCCCCAAGCTGGTGCACAGTTGTTCATGTGGACAGACTTTATTATCTAAGCTTCTGGAGTTTGGCTATCCAGAGAGAAAGAGCTGTACTGACCCGATCCCCTCCTGTGGCAAGACCTGCAACAAGCCGCTGCCATGTGGAGATGGTG ATTCTGTCCACTTGTGTGAAAAGCTCTGCCATGAGGACAGCTGTGGCCCGTGCTCTTTGACCTCATCTATTAAATGCAGATGTGGCAGCAACAGCAAG GAAGTTCCTTGTGCGGCCATTCAGACTGAAC AAGACATGGTGTTTACGTGTGAGAAACGCTGCAACAAGAAGCGCTCCTGCGGCAGGCACAAGTGTGGAGAGTTGTGTTGTGTG GATGTGGAGCATAAGTGCTCAATGATTTGTGGTTACAAACTCAATTGCGGTCTTCACCGATGCCAGGACCTTTGTCACCGTGGGAACTGCCAGCCTTGTTGGCAAACTA GTTTTGATGAGTTGGCGTGCTACTGTGGGGAGACTGTGCTCTTCCCGCCCATCCCTTGTGGAACGAGACCTCCTGAATGTAAAAACTTATGTACCCGAAGTCATGATTGTGATCATCCAG TGTTCCATTCATGCCATAGTGAGGAGAGATGTCCTCCCTGTACCTACCTCACCAAGAAGTGGTGCATGGGTAATCATGAG CAAAGGAGTAATATCCCATGCCACCTGCAGGACATCTCGTGTGGTTTAGTGTGTGACAAGCTCTTACCCTGTGGTTCTCATCACTGTAAGAAAATATGTCACCGTGGGGAATGCCAGGCAGAGGGAGAGTGTAAGCAGCCATGCACTCACCCTAGAGCTAGCTGTGGACACCCCTGTGCTGCTCCGTGCCACCCAGGCACCCCCTGTCCACCCACCATCTGCAGTGCCAAG GTGGCACTGCAGTGTGACTGTGGCCGAAAGAAAGAGACCGTTCCTTGTGCTGATGCAGCCAGTTCCTACCAAAG ATATGCAGCTATTGCCGTTGCCAGTAAGCTGTCAGATATGCAGCTGGGAGAGTCCGTTGACATTGGACCGCTCACAAAGAAAGAGCAGAGAAAGGCCAG GTTGGAGTGTGATCAAGAATGTGCTGCACTGGAGAGGAACAG GCGGCTGGCTGAGGCCCTGCAGATTGATCTGTCAGTGGATCCCTTCAACAAGTCGGCGTCTTCCAAATATAGTGACTCTCTGAAAGAAGATGCAAG gaaAGATTTCAAGTTTGTTAGTGAAATTGAAGAGGAGATTAAGAATTTAGTTGAACTGGTCAACAAG ggtaAACAGCCTAAGAGGAGTCACTGTTTTCCACCTATGAAGCGCGAACATCTGAGAATTATCCATGAGCTAGCGGAGGCATATGGTGTGGAAACCGTCAGCTATGATAGCGAACCCAAGCGCAATGTTGTGGTTACTGCCGTCAG GGGGAAATCAGTGTGTCCTAACACCAGTCTGGCTGCTTTGATTGAAAGGGAAACTGTTTCCAGAGCTCCTCCTCCTATTGCCCACATCAAACAACACACAAGCAA GGCCGACAATAGTAATGCTTGGATGAATCAATCTAAAGAGGAGCCCACAATTGATTATTTTGATGTGCAGGATTGA
- the nfx1 gene encoding transcriptional repressor NF-X1 isoform X5, which translates to MAEASVTDTSKLNPESAEFVPQAKTTQPYSRRSYRQQHHTQDWRAQHVRPHHHIRPSDETKLSQDESDNPDNNALLPPELPIRGDVRGRGRGGRQRGGRGDVRRINDRHAPSERWTKPGSDNDSSGWEHRACDRERPNSPTSNRSTDEDKKERSAVEANVRVSYQASRRKQINKARADRSIKEPQPKDQVENRENQADAGVTRPAAVHEHPEPEQRNFKGWRGGDRRMQPSSWRKGPAPSHGIEGNWREREPAQIREEERRGVEDEGRRHEESSRNRGAARGEERRGAEDEGRRHEESSRNRGAARGEERRGAEDEGRRQEESSRNRGAVRDRGAVRGEERRGVEDESRRHEESSRTRGAVRGEERRGVEDEGRRHEESSRTRGAVRGEERRGVEDEGRRHEESSRTRGAVRGEERRGVEDESRRHEESSRTRGAARDRGAVRGEERRGVEDEGGRHEESSRNRGAARGEERRGVEDESRRHEESSRNRGAARGKRPLIQNPGSRRGAGPERRTGLVKHVEPPKSKETQTGCLIEQLTEEKYECMVCCEVIRVMAPVWSCQSCYHVFHLNCIKKWARSPASQADDGSEGWRCPACQHVALKAPNAYSCFCGKVTNPEFQRTEIPHSCGDMCGKKRSGGECNHPCNILCHPGPCPQCPAFITKSCICGKMRKQVRCSQTGPLLCEEVCGAPLNCSEHFCAQVCHSGPCQPCQLRVQQACFCGVAFREVACGTDREKFDGSGHFSCCKPCGKMLDCQSHRCQQICHPGQCQSCPLSPKLVHSCSCGQTLLSKLLEFGYPERKSCTDPIPSCGKTCNKPLPCGDGDSVHLCEKLCHEDSCGPCSLTSSIKCRCGSNSKEVPCAAIQTEQDMVFTCEKRCNKKRSCGRHKCGELCCVDVEHKCSMICGYKLNCGLHRCQDLCHRGNCQPCWQTSFDELACYCGETVLFPPIPCGTRPPECKNLCTRSHDCDHPVFHSCHSEERCPPCTYLTKKWCMGNHEQRSNIPCHLQDISCGLVCDKLLPCGSHHCKKICHRGECQAEGECKQPCTHPRASCGHPCAAPCHPGTPCPPTICSAKVALQCDCGRKKETVPCADAASSYQRYAAIAVASKLSDMQLGESVDIGPLTKKEQRKARLECDQECAALERNRRLAEALQIDLSVDPFNKSASSKYSDSLKEDARKDFKFVSEIEEEIKNLVELVNKGKQPKRSHCFPPMKREHLRIIHELAEAYGVETVSYDSEPKRNVVVTAVRGKSVCPNTSLAALIERETVSRAPPPIAHIKQHTSKADNSNAWMNQSKEEPTIDYFDVQD; encoded by the exons TCAGGATGGGAACACAGAGCTTGTGACCGTGAGCGACCCAACTCACCCACTTCTAATAGATCCACAGATGAGGATAAGAAAGAAAGATCAGCTGTGGAAGCCAATGTAAGAGTGTCTTATCAAGCTAGCCGACGTAAACAGATCAATAAAGCAAGAGCAGATAGATCGATAAAGGAGCCTCAGCCCAAGGACCAAGTGGAGAACCGGGAAAACCAGGCTGATGCAGGAGTCACAAGGCCTGCAGCAGTTCATGAACATCCAGAGCCTGAGCAGAGGAACTTTAAGGGTTGGAGAGGTGGAGATCGCCGCATGCAGCCCAGTTCCTGGAGGAAAGGTCCGGCCCCTAGCCATGGGATTGAGGGTAACTGGAGAGAAAGAGAACCTGCTCAGatcagagaggaggagaggagag gtgtaGAAGATGAGGGCAGAAGACACGAGGAGTCCAGCAGGAACAGAGGAGCTGcgagaggggaggagaggagaggtgcaGAAGATGAGGGCAGAAGACATGAAGAGTCCAGCAGGAACAGAGGAGCTGcgagaggggaggagaggagag gtgcaGAAGATGAGGGCAGAAGACAAGAGgagtccagcagaaacagaggagCTGTGAGAGACAGAGGAGCTGtgagaggggaggagaggagaggtgtaGAAGATGAGAGCAGAAGACACGAGGAGTCCAGCAGAACCAGAGGAGCTGtgagaggggaggagaggagaggtgtaGAAGATGAGGGCAGAAGACACGAGGAGTCCAGCAGAACCAGAGGAGCTGtgagaggggaggagaggagaggtgtaGAAGATGAGGGCAGAAGACACGAGGAGTCCAGCAGAACCAGAGGAGCTGtgagaggggaggagaggagaggtgtaGAAGATGAGAGCAGAAGACACGAGGAGTCCAGCAGAACCAGAGGAGCTGCGAGAGACAGAGGAGCTGTGAggggggaggagaggagaggtgtaGAAGATGAGGGAGGAAGACACGAGgagtccagcagaaacagaggagCTGcaagaggggaggagaggagag gtgtaGAAGATGAGAGCAGAAGACACGAGgagtccagcagaaacagaggagCTGCGAGAGGGAAAAGGCCACTAATACAGAATCCAGGGTCGAGGAGAGGAGCAGGTCCAGAGCGACGGACCGGACTGGTGAAGCACGTGGAGCCTCCCAAAAGCAAAGAAACCCAGACAG gttGTCTAATTGAGCAGCTGACGGAGGAGAAGTATGAGTGTATGGTCTGTTGTGAAGTGATTCGGGTCATGGCTCCAGTTTGGAGCTGTCAGAGCTGTTACCACGTATTTCACCTTAACTGCATCAAGAAATGGGCTCGCTCCCCAGCATCTCAAGCTGATG ATGGCAGTGAAGGTTGGCGTTGTCCTGCATGCCAGCATGTGGCTCTCAAAGCCCCTAATGCATACTCCTGCTTCTGTG GAAAGGTGACCAATCCTGAGTTTCAGCGCACTGAGATCCCTCATAGCTGTGGAGATATGTGTGGGAAAAAGCGGAGTGGAGGGGAATGCAATCACCCCTGTAACAT CTTGTGCCATCCTGGGCCCTGCCCACAGTGTCCAGCTTTTATCACAAAGTCCTGCATTTGTGGTAAAATGAG AAAGCAGGTTCGTTGCAGTCAGACAGGACCTCTGCTTTGTGAGGAGGTCTGTGGAGCTCCTCTGAACTGCTCCGAGCACTTCTGTGCCCAGGTGTGCCATTCAGGGCCATGCCAACCCTGTCAACTTCGTGTTCAGCAAG CCTGCTTCTGTGGAGTGGCATTCAGGGAGGTGGCGTGTGGGACTGATCGGGAAAAGTTTGATGGATCAGGACATTTCTCCTGTTGCAAGCCCTGTGGAAA GATGCTTGACTGCCAGTCCCATCGCTGTCAGCAGATCTGCCATCCTGGGCAGTGTCAGTCATGTCCACTCAGCCCCAAGCTGGTGCACAGTTGTTCATGTGGACAGACTTTATTATCTAAGCTTCTGGAGTTTGGCTATCCAGAGAGAAAGAGCTGTACTGACCCGATCCCCTCCTGTGGCAAGACCTGCAACAAGCCGCTGCCATGTGGAGATGGTG ATTCTGTCCACTTGTGTGAAAAGCTCTGCCATGAGGACAGCTGTGGCCCGTGCTCTTTGACCTCATCTATTAAATGCAGATGTGGCAGCAACAGCAAG GAAGTTCCTTGTGCGGCCATTCAGACTGAAC AAGACATGGTGTTTACGTGTGAGAAACGCTGCAACAAGAAGCGCTCCTGCGGCAGGCACAAGTGTGGAGAGTTGTGTTGTGTG GATGTGGAGCATAAGTGCTCAATGATTTGTGGTTACAAACTCAATTGCGGTCTTCACCGATGCCAGGACCTTTGTCACCGTGGGAACTGCCAGCCTTGTTGGCAAACTA GTTTTGATGAGTTGGCGTGCTACTGTGGGGAGACTGTGCTCTTCCCGCCCATCCCTTGTGGAACGAGACCTCCTGAATGTAAAAACTTATGTACCCGAAGTCATGATTGTGATCATCCAG TGTTCCATTCATGCCATAGTGAGGAGAGATGTCCTCCCTGTACCTACCTCACCAAGAAGTGGTGCATGGGTAATCATGAG CAAAGGAGTAATATCCCATGCCACCTGCAGGACATCTCGTGTGGTTTAGTGTGTGACAAGCTCTTACCCTGTGGTTCTCATCACTGTAAGAAAATATGTCACCGTGGGGAATGCCAGGCAGAGGGAGAGTGTAAGCAGCCATGCACTCACCCTAGAGCTAGCTGTGGACACCCCTGTGCTGCTCCGTGCCACCCAGGCACCCCCTGTCCACCCACCATCTGCAGTGCCAAG GTGGCACTGCAGTGTGACTGTGGCCGAAAGAAAGAGACCGTTCCTTGTGCTGATGCAGCCAGTTCCTACCAAAG ATATGCAGCTATTGCCGTTGCCAGTAAGCTGTCAGATATGCAGCTGGGAGAGTCCGTTGACATTGGACCGCTCACAAAGAAAGAGCAGAGAAAGGCCAG GTTGGAGTGTGATCAAGAATGTGCTGCACTGGAGAGGAACAG GCGGCTGGCTGAGGCCCTGCAGATTGATCTGTCAGTGGATCCCTTCAACAAGTCGGCGTCTTCCAAATATAGTGACTCTCTGAAAGAAGATGCAAG gaaAGATTTCAAGTTTGTTAGTGAAATTGAAGAGGAGATTAAGAATTTAGTTGAACTGGTCAACAAG ggtaAACAGCCTAAGAGGAGTCACTGTTTTCCACCTATGAAGCGCGAACATCTGAGAATTATCCATGAGCTAGCGGAGGCATATGGTGTGGAAACCGTCAGCTATGATAGCGAACCCAAGCGCAATGTTGTGGTTACTGCCGTCAG GGGGAAATCAGTGTGTCCTAACACCAGTCTGGCTGCTTTGATTGAAAGGGAAACTGTTTCCAGAGCTCCTCCTCCTATTGCCCACATCAAACAACACACAAGCAA GGCCGACAATAGTAATGCTTGGATGAATCAATCTAAAGAGGAGCCCACAATTGATTATTTTGATGTGCAGGATTGA
- the nfx1 gene encoding transcriptional repressor NF-X1 isoform X9, giving the protein MAEASVTDTSKLNPESAEFVPQAKTTQPYSRRSYRQQHHTQDWRAQHVRPHHHIRPSDETKLSQDESDNPDNNALLPPELPIRGDVRGRGRGGRQRGGRGDVRRINDRHAPSERWTKPGSDNDSSGWEHRACDRERPNSPTSNRSTDEDKKERSAVEANVRVSYQASRRKQINKARADRSIKEPQPKDQVENRENQADAGVTRPAAVHEHPEPEQRNFKGWRGGDRRMQPSSWRKGPAPSHGIEGNWREREPAQIREEERRGAEDEGRRHEESSRNRGAARGEERRGAEDEGRRQEESSRNRGAVRDRGAVRGEERRGVEDESRRHEESSRTRGAVRGEERRGVEDEGRRHEESSRTRGAVRGEERRGVEDEGRRHEESSRTRGAVRGEERRGVEDESRRHEESSRTRGAARDRGAVRGEERRGVEDEGGRHEESSRNRGAARGEERRGVEDESRRHEESSRNRGAARGKRPLIQNPGSRRGAGPERRTGLVKHVEPPKSKETQTGCLIEQLTEEKYECMVCCEVIRVMAPVWSCQSCYHVFHLNCIKKWARSPASQADDGSEGWRCPACQHVALKAPNAYSCFCGKVTNPEFQRTEIPHSCGDMCGKKRSGGECNHPCNILCHPGPCPQCPAFITKSCICGKMRKQVRCSQTGPLLCEEVCGAPLNCSEHFCAQVCHSGPCQPCQLRVQQACFCGVAFREVACGTDREKFDGSGHFSCCKPCGKMLDCQSHRCQQICHPGQCQSCPLSPKLVHSCSCGQTLLSKLLEFGYPERKSCTDPIPSCGKTCNKPLPCGDGDSVHLCEKLCHEDSCGPCSLTSSIKCRCGSNSKEVPCAAIQTEQDMVFTCEKRCNKKRSCGRHKCGELCCVDVEHKCSMICGYKLNCGLHRCQDLCHRGNCQPCWQTSFDELACYCGETVLFPPIPCGTRPPECKNLCTRSHDCDHPVFHSCHSEERCPPCTYLTKKWCMGNHEQRSNIPCHLQDISCGLVCDKLLPCGSHHCKKICHRGECQAEGECKQPCTHPRASCGHPCAAPCHPGTPCPPTICSAKVALQCDCGRKKETVPCADAASSYQRYAAIAVASKLSDMQLGESVDIGPLTKKEQRKARLECDQECAALERNRRLAEALQIDLSVDPFNKSASSKYSDSLKEDARKDFKFVSEIEEEIKNLVELVNKGKQPKRSHCFPPMKREHLRIIHELAEAYGVETVSYDSEPKRNVVVTAVRGKSVCPNTSLAALIERETVSRAPPPIAHIKQHTSKADNSNAWMNQSKEEPTIDYFDVQD; this is encoded by the exons TCAGGATGGGAACACAGAGCTTGTGACCGTGAGCGACCCAACTCACCCACTTCTAATAGATCCACAGATGAGGATAAGAAAGAAAGATCAGCTGTGGAAGCCAATGTAAGAGTGTCTTATCAAGCTAGCCGACGTAAACAGATCAATAAAGCAAGAGCAGATAGATCGATAAAGGAGCCTCAGCCCAAGGACCAAGTGGAGAACCGGGAAAACCAGGCTGATGCAGGAGTCACAAGGCCTGCAGCAGTTCATGAACATCCAGAGCCTGAGCAGAGGAACTTTAAGGGTTGGAGAGGTGGAGATCGCCGCATGCAGCCCAGTTCCTGGAGGAAAGGTCCGGCCCCTAGCCATGGGATTGAGGGTAACTGGAGAGAAAGAGAACCTGCTCAGatcagagaggaggagaggagag gtgcaGAAGATGAGGGCAGAAGACATGAAGAGTCCAGCAGGAACAGAGGAGCTGcgagaggggaggagaggagag gtgcaGAAGATGAGGGCAGAAGACAAGAGgagtccagcagaaacagaggagCTGTGAGAGACAGAGGAGCTGtgagaggggaggagaggagaggtgtaGAAGATGAGAGCAGAAGACACGAGGAGTCCAGCAGAACCAGAGGAGCTGtgagaggggaggagaggagaggtgtaGAAGATGAGGGCAGAAGACACGAGGAGTCCAGCAGAACCAGAGGAGCTGtgagaggggaggagaggagaggtgtaGAAGATGAGGGCAGAAGACACGAGGAGTCCAGCAGAACCAGAGGAGCTGtgagaggggaggagaggagaggtgtaGAAGATGAGAGCAGAAGACACGAGGAGTCCAGCAGAACCAGAGGAGCTGCGAGAGACAGAGGAGCTGTGAggggggaggagaggagaggtgtaGAAGATGAGGGAGGAAGACACGAGgagtccagcagaaacagaggagCTGcaagaggggaggagaggagag gtgtaGAAGATGAGAGCAGAAGACACGAGgagtccagcagaaacagaggagCTGCGAGAGGGAAAAGGCCACTAATACAGAATCCAGGGTCGAGGAGAGGAGCAGGTCCAGAGCGACGGACCGGACTGGTGAAGCACGTGGAGCCTCCCAAAAGCAAAGAAACCCAGACAG gttGTCTAATTGAGCAGCTGACGGAGGAGAAGTATGAGTGTATGGTCTGTTGTGAAGTGATTCGGGTCATGGCTCCAGTTTGGAGCTGTCAGAGCTGTTACCACGTATTTCACCTTAACTGCATCAAGAAATGGGCTCGCTCCCCAGCATCTCAAGCTGATG ATGGCAGTGAAGGTTGGCGTTGTCCTGCATGCCAGCATGTGGCTCTCAAAGCCCCTAATGCATACTCCTGCTTCTGTG GAAAGGTGACCAATCCTGAGTTTCAGCGCACTGAGATCCCTCATAGCTGTGGAGATATGTGTGGGAAAAAGCGGAGTGGAGGGGAATGCAATCACCCCTGTAACAT CTTGTGCCATCCTGGGCCCTGCCCACAGTGTCCAGCTTTTATCACAAAGTCCTGCATTTGTGGTAAAATGAG AAAGCAGGTTCGTTGCAGTCAGACAGGACCTCTGCTTTGTGAGGAGGTCTGTGGAGCTCCTCTGAACTGCTCCGAGCACTTCTGTGCCCAGGTGTGCCATTCAGGGCCATGCCAACCCTGTCAACTTCGTGTTCAGCAAG CCTGCTTCTGTGGAGTGGCATTCAGGGAGGTGGCGTGTGGGACTGATCGGGAAAAGTTTGATGGATCAGGACATTTCTCCTGTTGCAAGCCCTGTGGAAA GATGCTTGACTGCCAGTCCCATCGCTGTCAGCAGATCTGCCATCCTGGGCAGTGTCAGTCATGTCCACTCAGCCCCAAGCTGGTGCACAGTTGTTCATGTGGACAGACTTTATTATCTAAGCTTCTGGAGTTTGGCTATCCAGAGAGAAAGAGCTGTACTGACCCGATCCCCTCCTGTGGCAAGACCTGCAACAAGCCGCTGCCATGTGGAGATGGTG ATTCTGTCCACTTGTGTGAAAAGCTCTGCCATGAGGACAGCTGTGGCCCGTGCTCTTTGACCTCATCTATTAAATGCAGATGTGGCAGCAACAGCAAG GAAGTTCCTTGTGCGGCCATTCAGACTGAAC AAGACATGGTGTTTACGTGTGAGAAACGCTGCAACAAGAAGCGCTCCTGCGGCAGGCACAAGTGTGGAGAGTTGTGTTGTGTG GATGTGGAGCATAAGTGCTCAATGATTTGTGGTTACAAACTCAATTGCGGTCTTCACCGATGCCAGGACCTTTGTCACCGTGGGAACTGCCAGCCTTGTTGGCAAACTA GTTTTGATGAGTTGGCGTGCTACTGTGGGGAGACTGTGCTCTTCCCGCCCATCCCTTGTGGAACGAGACCTCCTGAATGTAAAAACTTATGTACCCGAAGTCATGATTGTGATCATCCAG TGTTCCATTCATGCCATAGTGAGGAGAGATGTCCTCCCTGTACCTACCTCACCAAGAAGTGGTGCATGGGTAATCATGAG CAAAGGAGTAATATCCCATGCCACCTGCAGGACATCTCGTGTGGTTTAGTGTGTGACAAGCTCTTACCCTGTGGTTCTCATCACTGTAAGAAAATATGTCACCGTGGGGAATGCCAGGCAGAGGGAGAGTGTAAGCAGCCATGCACTCACCCTAGAGCTAGCTGTGGACACCCCTGTGCTGCTCCGTGCCACCCAGGCACCCCCTGTCCACCCACCATCTGCAGTGCCAAG GTGGCACTGCAGTGTGACTGTGGCCGAAAGAAAGAGACCGTTCCTTGTGCTGATGCAGCCAGTTCCTACCAAAG ATATGCAGCTATTGCCGTTGCCAGTAAGCTGTCAGATATGCAGCTGGGAGAGTCCGTTGACATTGGACCGCTCACAAAGAAAGAGCAGAGAAAGGCCAG GTTGGAGTGTGATCAAGAATGTGCTGCACTGGAGAGGAACAG GCGGCTGGCTGAGGCCCTGCAGATTGATCTGTCAGTGGATCCCTTCAACAAGTCGGCGTCTTCCAAATATAGTGACTCTCTGAAAGAAGATGCAAG gaaAGATTTCAAGTTTGTTAGTGAAATTGAAGAGGAGATTAAGAATTTAGTTGAACTGGTCAACAAG ggtaAACAGCCTAAGAGGAGTCACTGTTTTCCACCTATGAAGCGCGAACATCTGAGAATTATCCATGAGCTAGCGGAGGCATATGGTGTGGAAACCGTCAGCTATGATAGCGAACCCAAGCGCAATGTTGTGGTTACTGCCGTCAG GGGGAAATCAGTGTGTCCTAACACCAGTCTGGCTGCTTTGATTGAAAGGGAAACTGTTTCCAGAGCTCCTCCTCCTATTGCCCACATCAAACAACACACAAGCAA GGCCGACAATAGTAATGCTTGGATGAATCAATCTAAAGAGGAGCCCACAATTGATTATTTTGATGTGCAGGATTGA